A single genomic interval of Kineosporia corallincola harbors:
- a CDS encoding HelD family protein: MSHDISDRRHAVAEEQAFLDLALARHAAVLAQLEAEIAAAPADDVGRARSASLRRRHAELRHAGEALVFGRLDAADGKVRHIGRIGLHRADPGLTGTPHDASSTPSEDNEPLVLDWRAPASRPFYTATPLHPQGQARRRHVRVDGPTVTGVDDEPLDHSHDGRSSRAAALVGEGALLSALGQRRTGRMTTAIATLQREQDDIVRADADGPLIVQGGPGTGKTVVALHRVAYLLFTHRRMADQAVLVLGPSARFLDYITQVLPALGETAVVSTTCDDLVPGVRVQREESRVLAEIKGRSSWQAAIESLVAEHRPTATDLTAHWDGEEFVVPAAQVTHSLAAVAARPYHDARRVFSEQFRQILTDAVVERREAMLTEVEEGYEDILEKFDRSSAAPGGPAGGASGVEVDGALTEDDVEELRERIAGSAAVDAVLTAWWPDLDPAPMLRRLLSSPQALRRHAPHLTDDEIALIAAEPEGWSPGDVPLLDALADALGEPTPPPAPGEFIADRARAQRGWVYGHVVVDEAQELSEMQWRMVLRRCPSRSVTAVGDIDQAEASHRHTSWAQAVRSTFGDRWRAAELTICYRTPREVMDLTGPVLEKAGSRNSPPRAVRSSGVTPWEETMTEDEIPARTAQLVAGMRERWAGGTVGVVTTAARAGALTAALPGVPVLTATGAKGLEWDATLVVDPAGITAGPRGWNGLYVALTRCTQELGQVHVTPESSRTGGIVSE; encoded by the coding sequence ATGAGCCACGACATCTCCGACCGCCGGCACGCGGTGGCCGAGGAACAGGCGTTCCTCGACCTCGCACTCGCCCGGCACGCCGCCGTGCTGGCGCAGCTGGAGGCCGAGATCGCCGCCGCGCCCGCCGACGACGTCGGCCGGGCCCGCTCCGCCAGCCTGCGGCGGCGCCACGCGGAACTGCGCCACGCGGGCGAGGCCCTCGTGTTCGGCCGGCTCGACGCCGCCGACGGAAAGGTCCGGCACATCGGCCGGATCGGCCTGCACCGTGCCGATCCGGGTCTCACCGGCACACCGCACGACGCGTCGTCCACTCCGTCCGAAGACAACGAACCGCTCGTGCTGGACTGGCGCGCGCCGGCGTCCCGGCCGTTCTACACCGCGACCCCGCTTCATCCGCAGGGCCAGGCCCGCCGCCGGCACGTGCGCGTCGACGGGCCGACGGTGACCGGGGTGGACGACGAACCCCTCGACCACAGCCACGACGGCCGAAGCAGCCGGGCCGCAGCGCTCGTCGGCGAGGGAGCCCTGCTCAGCGCCCTGGGTCAGCGGCGCACCGGGCGGATGACCACGGCGATCGCCACGCTCCAGCGCGAGCAGGACGACATCGTGCGGGCCGACGCCGACGGGCCGCTGATCGTGCAGGGCGGACCGGGCACCGGCAAGACCGTGGTCGCGCTGCACCGGGTGGCCTACCTGCTGTTCACCCACCGCCGGATGGCCGACCAGGCGGTGCTGGTGCTCGGTCCCTCGGCCCGGTTCCTCGACTACATCACCCAGGTGCTGCCCGCCCTCGGCGAGACCGCGGTGGTGTCCACCACCTGCGACGACCTGGTGCCTGGTGTGCGGGTGCAGCGTGAGGAGAGCCGCGTGCTCGCCGAGATCAAGGGCCGGTCGTCGTGGCAGGCCGCGATCGAGAGTCTGGTCGCCGAACACCGGCCCACCGCAACCGATCTGACGGCGCACTGGGACGGCGAGGAGTTCGTGGTACCCGCCGCGCAGGTGACGCACTCCCTGGCCGCCGTGGCCGCCCGCCCGTATCACGATGCCCGGCGGGTGTTCTCGGAGCAGTTCCGGCAGATCCTGACCGACGCCGTGGTGGAGCGCCGGGAGGCGATGCTGACCGAGGTGGAAGAGGGCTACGAGGACATCCTGGAGAAGTTCGACCGCAGCTCCGCCGCCCCCGGCGGCCCGGCGGGCGGGGCGTCCGGCGTCGAGGTCGACGGCGCGCTGACCGAGGACGACGTGGAGGAGCTGCGCGAGCGCATCGCGGGCAGCGCCGCCGTGGACGCGGTGCTGACGGCCTGGTGGCCCGACCTGGACCCGGCGCCGATGCTGCGGCGTCTCCTGTCCAGCCCGCAAGCGCTGCGGCGTCACGCCCCGCACCTCACGGACGACGAGATAGCCCTGATAGCAGCCGAACCCGAGGGATGGTCGCCCGGCGACGTGCCGTTGCTCGACGCCCTCGCCGACGCGCTCGGCGAGCCCACACCGCCACCGGCGCCCGGGGAGTTCATCGCCGACCGGGCCCGTGCGCAGCGCGGCTGGGTGTACGGCCACGTGGTCGTCGACGAGGCCCAGGAGCTGTCCGAGATGCAGTGGCGCATGGTGCTGCGCCGGTGCCCCTCCCGCTCGGTCACCGCCGTCGGCGACATCGACCAGGCCGAGGCGTCCCACCGGCACACCAGCTGGGCCCAGGCCGTGCGGTCCACGTTCGGCGACCGCTGGCGCGCCGCGGAACTCACCATCTGCTACCGCACCCCGCGCGAGGTGATGGACCTGACCGGGCCGGTGCTGGAGAAGGCCGGTAGTCGCAACTCCCCGCCCCGGGCGGTGCGGTCCTCCGGCGTCACCCCCTGGGAAGAGACCATGACGGAGGACGAAATCCCGGCCAGAACGGCGCAACTGGTGGCCGGGATGCGGGAACGCTGGGCCGGTGGCACGGTCGGCGTGGTCACCACCGCGGCCCGGGCCGGCGCGCTGACGGCGGCGCTGCCCGGGGTGCCGGTGCTGACCGCCACCGGGGCCAAGGGCCTGGAGTGGGACGCCACGCTGGTGGTGGACCCGGCCGGGATCACGGCGGGCCCACGCGGCTGGAACGGGCTCTACGTGGCCCTGACCCGGTGCACCCAGGAACTCGGCCAGGTGCACGTCACGCCAGAATCGTCCCGGACCGGCGGCATCGTCAGTGAATGA
- a CDS encoding FecCD family ABC transporter permease, producing MSVVPGVHDIRVLGLTVRVHRRSLITVLVLLAIAALVLTATVATGAYEITRIRLLHTLLGGGSDMDRFIVLRQRLPRAVAAVLVGAALGLSGAIFQSVSRNPLGSPDVVGFATGSAAGGLVVILLADTSSMPAIATGTVVGGFATAIFVYLLSRGGSRLILTGVAVGAMLSSVNDYLVTRATLDDAETARAWQFGSLNTIAWPQVAPVLLALVVLVPLTLTLAAPMRMLELGDDAAGALGVEVGRSRILLLCAGVALAGVAVATSGPIGFLAMAAPQLARQVARSPGIAMLPSAATGAVLLGAGDLLAGRLLSPFQIPVGLVTAALGGAYLLWILSWRRP from the coding sequence ATGAGCGTCGTGCCGGGCGTTCACGACATCAGGGTCCTCGGCCTGACCGTGCGGGTGCACCGCCGGTCGCTGATCACGGTACTGGTGCTGCTGGCGATCGCCGCGCTGGTGCTCACCGCCACGGTGGCCACCGGTGCCTACGAGATCACCCGGATCCGGCTGCTGCACACGCTTCTCGGCGGCGGCAGCGACATGGACCGCTTCATCGTGCTGCGGCAGCGCCTGCCCCGGGCGGTCGCGGCCGTCCTGGTCGGCGCGGCACTCGGCCTGTCGGGCGCGATCTTCCAGAGCGTCAGCCGCAACCCGCTGGGCAGCCCGGACGTGGTCGGCTTCGCCACCGGCTCGGCCGCCGGAGGGCTGGTCGTCATTCTCCTGGCCGACACCTCCTCGATGCCGGCGATCGCCACCGGAACCGTCGTGGGTGGTTTCGCCACAGCGATTTTCGTGTATCTTCTGAGCCGTGGGGGCAGCCGGCTGATCCTCACCGGTGTCGCCGTCGGCGCCATGCTCTCGTCGGTCAACGACTACCTCGTCACCCGCGCCACCCTCGACGACGCCGAGACCGCCCGGGCCTGGCAGTTCGGCAGCCTGAACACCATCGCCTGGCCGCAGGTCGCACCCGTCCTGCTGGCCCTCGTCGTGCTCGTGCCCCTTACCCTCACGCTCGCCGCGCCCATGCGCATGCTCGAACTGGGGGACGACGCCGCCGGCGCGCTCGGGGTCGAGGTGGGCAGATCCCGTATCCTGTTGCTGTGCGCGGGTGTTGCCCTGGCGGGGGTGGCCGTCGCCACCTCCGGGCCGATCGGTTTCCTGGCCATGGCCGCACCCCAGCTGGCTCGCCAGGTGGCCCGCTCCCCCGGCATCGCCATGCTGCCCTCGGCGGCGACGGGCGCGGTGCTGCTCGGCGCCGGCGACCTGCTGGCCGGGCGGTTGCTCAGCCCGTTCCAGATCCCGGTCGGGCTGGTGACGGCGGCGCTCGGCGGGGCGTACCTGCTGTGGATCCTGTCCTGGCGCAGACCGTGA
- a CDS encoding FecCD family ABC transporter permease, with translation MSSTRSYGSLTTSRTLGSLTVTLGLALILGLVVASVAIGSRPIPVPRVWQGLWHRDGSTESIIIWQLRMPRTLLALTVGAALGVAGAVMQALTRNPLAEPGILGVNAGAAFAVVVAVAGLGVTTFSGYVGFACAGAALASVLVWAVNRNGSDPTRLLLAGVALSACLGACTGIITMFDEDAFDSYRFWVVGSLAGRDDTVLLPLLPFVAAGVVVALLLGPSLNALATGDDTASSLGVRVGLVRVLCFVVLTLLCGAATAAAGPLAFVGLVVPHAVRLVAGADQRKILALSLIAGPALVLAADVIGRVVARPGEIEAGIVTAFVGAPVLLRLVLVSR, from the coding sequence GTGTCGTCCACAAGATCGTACGGTTCTCTAACTACATCTCGTACTCTCGGTTCCCTCACCGTCACCCTGGGTCTGGCCCTGATCCTCGGGCTGGTCGTGGCCAGCGTGGCGATCGGCTCCCGCCCCATCCCGGTTCCGCGCGTGTGGCAGGGACTCTGGCACCGCGACGGCAGCACCGAGTCGATCATCATCTGGCAGCTGCGGATGCCCCGCACCCTGCTGGCCCTCACCGTGGGTGCGGCGCTCGGGGTGGCCGGCGCGGTGATGCAGGCCCTCACCCGCAACCCGCTGGCCGAGCCCGGCATCCTCGGCGTGAACGCCGGGGCGGCCTTCGCGGTGGTGGTCGCGGTGGCCGGCCTCGGCGTCACCACGTTCTCCGGCTACGTCGGGTTCGCCTGCGCCGGAGCGGCTCTCGCGTCCGTGCTGGTCTGGGCGGTGAACCGGAACGGGTCCGACCCCACCCGGCTGCTCCTGGCCGGGGTCGCCCTGTCGGCCTGCCTGGGCGCCTGCACCGGCATCATCACGATGTTCGACGAGGACGCCTTCGACTCCTACCGGTTCTGGGTGGTCGGCTCGCTCGCCGGGCGCGACGACACGGTGCTGCTGCCCCTGCTGCCGTTCGTGGCCGCCGGGGTCGTGGTCGCCCTGCTGCTCGGCCCGTCCCTGAACGCCCTGGCGACGGGCGACGACACCGCCTCGTCCCTCGGCGTGCGGGTGGGCCTGGTCCGGGTGCTCTGTTTCGTCGTCCTCACCCTGCTCTGCGGCGCCGCGACCGCGGCCGCCGGGCCGCTGGCGTTCGTCGGCCTGGTGGTACCCCACGCCGTCCGCCTGGTCGCGGGTGCGGACCAGCGCAAGATCCTCGCGCTGTCGCTGATCGCCGGTCCTGCACTGGTTCTCGCCGCCGACGTGATCGGCCGGGTGGTCGCCCGGCCGGGCGAGATCGAGGCCGGTATCGTCACCGCCTTCGTCGGCGCCCCGGTGCTGCTGCGCCTGGTGCTGGTGTCGAGATGA
- a CDS encoding ABC transporter substrate-binding protein — protein sequence MINRTSLRPFLAVSCVVSAVLVLGACSSSSSSSPSSGSTGGASASAGYVTPRTMPEGKGSGEDDGVFPRTVVHFEGETTLDAEPERVVVISTGQADALLTLGVVPVGSTAGDGAEMIPQYLEDAYPDDDLGTVASVGDRLSPDLESVANLKPDLILMNIAGKDAAALYAGLNEIAPTVATQGTGLYWKQDFLLLSDAVGLRQKAEAWLDDYQTEAATFGQGLDDPGNVSFLRLNEDRTRVFGVASFSGSVAEDIGLTRPESQSFTDDTSLDISAEQLDLADGDHLFYGVQGGDAGRLTGLPLWDSLAVVQAGDAVQVDDDTFYLNTGPTAARGILTVLEDTLG from the coding sequence GTGATCAACCGAACCTCCCTCCGGCCGTTCCTGGCCGTGAGCTGCGTCGTCTCCGCCGTCCTCGTGCTGGGGGCGTGCAGTTCGTCGTCATCCAGTTCCCCGTCGTCCGGCTCGACCGGTGGGGCGTCCGCCTCCGCCGGGTACGTCACGCCCCGCACCATGCCCGAGGGCAAGGGCAGCGGTGAGGACGACGGTGTGTTCCCGCGCACCGTGGTGCATTTCGAGGGCGAGACCACGCTCGACGCCGAACCCGAGCGGGTCGTGGTGATCTCCACCGGCCAGGCCGACGCGCTGCTGACCCTCGGGGTGGTGCCGGTCGGCTCCACGGCCGGCGACGGCGCCGAGATGATCCCGCAGTACCTCGAGGACGCCTACCCCGACGACGATCTCGGCACCGTCGCGTCGGTGGGGGACCGGCTCTCGCCCGACCTGGAGTCGGTGGCCAACCTGAAGCCCGACCTGATCCTGATGAACATCGCCGGCAAGGACGCCGCGGCGTTGTACGCCGGGCTGAACGAGATCGCCCCGACCGTGGCCACGCAGGGCACCGGGCTGTACTGGAAGCAGGACTTCCTGCTGCTGTCGGACGCCGTCGGCCTGCGCCAGAAGGCCGAGGCCTGGCTCGACGACTACCAGACCGAGGCCGCCACGTTCGGCCAGGGGCTCGACGACCCGGGCAATGTCTCCTTCCTGCGCCTGAACGAGGACCGCACCAGGGTTTTCGGCGTCGCGTCGTTCAGCGGATCGGTGGCCGAGGACATCGGCCTGACCCGTCCGGAGAGCCAGTCGTTCACCGACGACACGTCGCTCGACATCAGCGCCGAGCAGCTCGACCTGGCCGACGGCGACCACCTGTTCTACGGCGTGCAGGGCGGCGACGCCGGCCGGCTCACCGGGCTCCCGCTGTGGGACTCGCTGGCGGTGGTGCAGGCCGGCGACGCGGTGCAGGTGGACGACGACACCTTCTACCTGAACACCGGCCCGACCGCGGCCCGGGGCATCCTGACGGTGCTGGAAGACACCCTGGGCTGA
- a CDS encoding MarR family winged helix-turn-helix transcriptional regulator yields MLPVDAVPAESDLGADRLTDAVVAVAVLSRSLERALSDLTLPQYRILALIESEPQRAARLATRSEVTKASLTSITVVLERRGLIQRDKVLGDRRGVMFGLTDEGREVLAASRQVLNDRLRAFLARFAADEREAVLHGLQLIVDSTGKGYSAPGTHAAMKARGLA; encoded by the coding sequence ATGCTTCCCGTGGACGCCGTTCCGGCCGAGTCAGACCTCGGCGCCGACCGCCTCACCGACGCGGTGGTCGCCGTCGCGGTGCTCAGTCGTAGCCTGGAGCGCGCCCTTTCGGATCTCACCCTGCCGCAGTACCGCATCCTGGCGCTGATCGAGAGCGAGCCCCAGCGCGCGGCCCGGCTGGCCACCCGCTCGGAGGTCACCAAGGCGTCGCTCACCAGCATCACGGTGGTGCTGGAGCGCCGCGGGCTGATCCAGCGCGACAAGGTGCTGGGCGACCGGCGCGGGGTGATGTTCGGGCTCACCGACGAGGGGCGCGAGGTGCTCGCCGCGTCCCGCCAGGTGCTGAACGACCGGCTGCGCGCCTTCCTCGCCCGGTTCGCCGCCGACGAGAGGGAGGCGGTGCTGCACGGGCTCCAGCTCATCGTCGACTCCACCGGCAAGGGCTACTCGGCACCGGGTACGCACGCCGCGATGAAGGCCCGCGGCCTGGCCTGA